The region GCGAGCGTTGCAGGAAAAGATTTCCGCCCAAGCGATCAACGATATTgtgacgaagatgaagatgaagtcGGTTTCGCTCCTGTTGCCTCAGATGCATGTAACCAACTCGTTTAGCCTGAAGAGTGCATTACAGCAGTTGGGATTGTACGCGCTGTTCGATCGAAACAATGCCAATCTATATCGCTTGCTTAGTCTTAACCGCTTCAACGGTGAAGACAGTGAGGACATCCTAGAAGCGTTACAGGACACGAAGGAGAACGCGATCAAGCTCCTGTTGGAAGAGAATCCGGAGTGCCAGGTGCTGGAGAAGCAAGGTGTCGATCGTGTCACCTGCCTAAAGGATAATTGTCGCGTCGGAGAAGGGTTCTGTGTCTGCTGTGCTGAAACGGATGACttccgccgtcgtcgccgtgatACAACGATGGATTTTGCGGACCAAACCAATTCCACTGTCTATGTGAACGAAATGCTGCACAAGATCGATCTGGTGGTGAACGAACGTGGTACCGAGGGTGGTGCAGCTACGGCAACGCTGATTGATCGCATTTCATCGCAGATCAACTTCATTGTGAACGGACCGTTTCTTATGGTGATCCGTGAGGAAACTACGCGGTTGCCATTGTTCTACGGAGCAATTTACAGCCCTAAGTAATCCAGTACAAACCTCACTGTAACCGACCTCATGCACTGACAGGCCGAATAAATCATTGAGCCACAATTATAAGTTCTTATTGGTCTTACTTAACCGAAAATTACTTATTCGCTTATCTTCTTACGAAAAGCTAAGAGCttcccatcatcaccgtcatctgCATTCGCCATGGCGAAATGGTTTATGATTCTTTTACTAGAAAAATCGAATCTGACGGTATCTCAAAAggttttcaacaaaattatTTCCCAATTAACCTGACAATGAGTTGTTTAAAGCATAAAAGTGTTAATAGATGCTTACTGTACTAAATTTATACAGTGTAGTGGACTTGCTCTGCTGAAGGAGAAGCTTATCTCTAGTAGTTAATCGACAGTATAACGAATGACTGAAACCTGTTAAGCTGCATTTAAAACAGTAAAGAGTACAGAGAGTAAAGAGCATAAAAAGAACGCATATCGTGGGTCTGAACGCCTTGCTCAATGTCACATTAaccttctctttcgcttttatCATTTCTCACGCACAGAACCGGCGTCAATATTGCGATCGGGAATGGTATCTTCACCCGGAATGGTACCAACTTTGACCAACGCTACAACGCGTTGGCTCAGAAGCTGTACAAGAGCGAGCTCCAGAATCTGGATTACATCGGAAGCGAATTGGAATCGGTTCAGGCTATCAACAGCTGGGTGTACAATCACACGCATGGTCGCATTGATGGAATCGTGTCCCATATCAGCCCGGAAACCGTAATGCTTATCATCAACACGCTGTACTTTCGTGGTTACTGGGAGGAACCGTTCCAGCTGCTTGGTACGAGAGATCGACTCTTCTTCCCAAACGGTCCCGATGGCCCAGATGCGATCGATGTGCCAACGATGGCCAAAAGCGGTTGCATGCCCTACTATCACTGGCAGGAGGAAAACGTACGTGTCCTGGGTGTACCGTACAAGCAGAATGTAACGATGTACATCTTCCTGCCGGTCAACTCCACACGCGCTCACGTACGAGCGTTGCAAGAAAAGATTTCCGCGCAAACGGTAAACGACATTgtaatgaagatgaagatgaagtcGGTTTCGCTCCTATTGCCCCAGATGCATGTCACAAACTCGTTTAGCTTAAAGAACACTTTTCAGCAATTGGGTTTGTATGCGCTCTTCGATCCAAACAATGTCAATCTGTTTCGTTTTGCACGAAATTGGCATTTAATCActggagaagatgaagaagacaTACTAGACGCTCTACAGGACACAAAGGAGAACGCGATCAAGTTCCTGCTGGAACAGAACCCAGAGTGTCAGGTGCTGGAGAAGCAAGGTGTCCCTCGCGTTCCCTGCCTGAAGGATCAGTGTGTCTACGGCGGTGGAATGTGTTTCTGCTGCGCTGAAACGGATGACTTtttccgccgccgccgtcggcGTGACACCATAGTAGGCATGTGGGAGCAATTGAATTCTACGATGTATGTGAACGAAGTGCTGCACAAGATCGATCTGACGGTGAACGAACTTGGTACCGAGGGTGGTACAGGTACGTTGACGCTGATTGATCGTATTCCATCGGAGGTAAACTTTGTAGTAAATGGACCGTTTCTTATGATCATCCGTGAGGAAACTACTCGCATGCCCCTGCTCTATGGAGCAGTATACAGCCCGAAATAATCAAAGCAACAGCTAATGCTGTTACTAATACAGTTTTTAATCACGCCTTAACTACAGCCTCGCTGATACTTATCTACACAATTCTGTTACTTTGTGGAGAGAACTAAGAAGtaataaagaaataaaaatataaatattctTACCTCAGATTAGTCTACTTTGATATCTTAACCTTATAGCATGGAGTGGCGGCTTGGAGCGTTTCGAATTGTTCTAGCAAAATTATTATCACTTCGAAACCTTAGTCTAAAGGTTAAAAAcgtaaaattaaatcaaataaacacaCAATTAATGTTCGTAACAAGTGAAATCTGGAAAACAACGACGAAAATGCAAATAAGTCGCGGCACAGACGCGAAGTAATGGTCACGATCTTTCTTTCTGCGGAAGGAATCTTTGATACATAGACTACTTCGATAGGTTTTGATGAATTTATAGCACGTGCAAGTTGATTTGATCTCGGTAATTGGACCACACGAACAAACTGCTCTCACTACTTAACACTTCACAAACACTTCTTAATTATTATCTTCTTCCTTATTATTCTATCATTCTGTCCGTATTTTTTTGGAATAGAAGCATTCGCTTCGGCGATTAATTTTCACTTGCAAATAATGGATCATACATTGTGAATGCAACATATTTTAACTATTTACCAGCCTATCATACAATCAGTTCGAGTTTACGAATAGTTTCCTCAACCTGCGTTTTATCCATTTCGAAGCTAAGCGTCCGGGACCGCGCATCAGCATCCCGGCAAGCTAGCGTAACCGTACACAGTTGCTTGCGGAACGAGGCCAAGCTGCTACTTCCCATCACCCAGCTAACATTCCAATCAAACCATTCCACCAACGGAACCCCACCCTCTCGCCGATTTACCTCATCAATCAGTTTCTGTGCTATTTCCGGTTTCCGCAGATTCACTATCTCCAGCACACGGTCCTGCTGGTCCGGGGCAAGATTCGTGAAATGTGACCGAAAGCGATCATCGTCGAGTTCTCCCACACAATAGTTGCGGACGAGATTTTCAAAGTGCTTTAGAAGCGTCTTCAATTCCTCGCTAGCCGCCGGGTGTCTCAGCAAATTGGCCAACCTTTCCCGGGTGTGTTGGGACCGCGGCACTTCAACGATGAAATCCACAAGCAAAAAAACGGCCTGCAATAGTCGGGATAGTTTAGCGATAGCGCTACACATTGAAAGTTAGTCTTACCTCAGTGAAGTCATCTTTATTGGCTGTTTTAATGATGATATCTAACATATTTCACAggtttttccacaaaaaagcTCACAAAAACTCGATAAGAAACACGAACCTTCCGGCGAACGCGAGAAACGtcaaatgatttgtttatcaACAATAATCCCAGGAAACCATGCTGCATACAAGATCTGGGTCAGTGGCTGTTCGAAAGAGCTGAAGTAGTGCCCTGAAGTAGCTGAAAAGTTTTAAAATGATTCGGAAAACCAAACAGATCGCAAATGCAGCGAACGTAACGAACGTGTAAAAAAGAAGTAGAGAAAGATGGCAgataacaataaaaacacatttcgaATTTCTGTATTACCGTCGCATCGTTTTAAGAGTTACTTTTATTCGTTTATTTTGATTTCAAATTTGATGATGGATTCGTTACAATAATGTACCAGAACAAAGGTAAAACGGTATAGCATATATGATGCCCCGTGGGAGACCATGATGAGCGAGGGCCCGAGAGCATTTCATGCTTCGAATGCGAATGTGCCGGACACTCCTACGTTAGAGCGCAAACAACCTTTTCGAGGTATTTTTGACCGAATTATCATGTGTCTGTACGCCTAAAATGAGGACCTAGCTGTTTCATTCAATCGGCTACGACATTCTACTGTAAGCGTCGAGCGTTGTAATACACAAAATGGAAGCATTTAAAACAAgggcgaaaaataaatcaaacctTCCGGAACATGAGACTCGACCTCACCGTGGAGGTTTCACTGATGAATGCGGTTTGTAAAATTCTATCTCTATTCCCGCACTAACATCGTTTGCGCGTCGACTACGTTTAGCACACATCGTGGCGAAGATACTCCTATCGGATGGGCCACATGGACATTGCCCACGGGCGATTTAATCTGGTACATTTCAAATTCCTTCAATTACGAGATCCTGGCTAGTGTTTTCATGAGATTCAGCTACcgaacacaaaacatacaTCAAACGCACTAGAAGCACCCGGTGGAAGGTCGTCTCTGTGCGCGAGCAATGGATGAATTGAGATGTGTGTGAAGATGAGTAGAATGTGGCAAATATGTTGTATCGTTGGACATTCGTTTGtgtattcttttttgttaCTATTTTAATTTAGCTTCCGAGTAATCGTTTCGGTGAGGCAGTCTTTTGCAATAGTCGGTGTACACGTTCAATCGGGAGTGTATTCACTCCAAAAGAAGagggttcgttggttggttggtagaaTCAGTacaaatttccattttaaaatgTCCCTGCCTTCCGCAAACTCCCAAGCGGCACAATATGGCTAccctttgtttgctttggtcTTTAAAAAATCTTGCCTGCTGGCTCACTAACAATACGATCCTTTGGAATCGTTTGTTTCGTGGAGGTGTAATTGTGTTTTAAGATTTTCTTTacgtgtaaaaaaaggaatatcCCTCTATAATAAATCGTGAGTTTGTGTTTCATTGTTCGAAATGTGTTCACACATCTGTGCTCCTCTCCAAAACCTCTCCGCTTTACCGGATCCGCCAGTTATGCAAGCATTGTCTACGAACCGATTTGTTACGTTCGTTCCGAATCCGCGCTCACGCATCCTTACAGCGCACCTGCAATCCATTCGTTAGTCTAATTCTTTACTCCTAGTTTATCaaacaatattttcaaaattcaagaTAGCGTTACGTTCATCGTTCAATTCTATTCGTTCCGTACAATAgtatggttttttgttgttgtgttttaaGGTTACTGCTTTTAATATTATTTTCGAGTTTTTAAAACCTCTCTTCAACTACACGCACTATCTCTGCGCACTATCGCGGTCGAATAGGCCCATCGCGTCATGGTCGAAGAGCTGAACTCCGAACTAATCACGCATTGTACCGGTCGTTGGAGTCGTTTTCTAACATTTTCATCAATTGACCAAAACACGCTGTCCTACGACTGTACTGCTGCTTATAGGGGAAGCATCGATTTCGTTAAAGAACTGAAAAAAACATCatgtttgaaagaaaaaaaaactgaaaaaaatagTTGAAACAGAGGAAGTAaaatatcgaatacatggtaaGGATTCATGTATCGCATAATGCAGCACGAGGTTAATCCAGTCCTACCTGCAGTTTtaagaacaaaataaaaaggaaacgaaaaaaaaccaatgttaCCCTATCTCTCATGCCGCACAGTTACGCGCAGGAagaatttgtttgaaaaggtTTATTTAATTATCGTTTTTGTGTAATAATTAAAAGAAAGTATAAAGTAGCATAAAGGTAAAGGCCGCTGTTGCTCATCTATATGCCAACAGACCACAGCCACAACATACCGAATGAAAACTGCTTTTCCTCGCTACATTTCAGCTTCCTTTCCTGCTCCTCTAACTCTAGTGCGCTACTTTAACCCGCGATAGCACGTACGGCGGCGCACGGCTATCGAGCATAAATGTTCCCTTTTCAACTTTCACTGCCCGCGCATGACCACAGTGCTCTCCCTAAAACGTCCCTCTACGCCGTGGTTAAACATTATGAGAACAAATCGTATTTCGCACTCCTGTTTcctgttcgttcgctcacaACACACATTACATTGCCAAATGCCATCGGCACAATCCTCTCTTCTTCCCTACACTTTGCCTTACTTTTGAACTTCTTAAAGTTTGTGAATGAAGCAAAATTTTACAATTGGACGATCTCCTTCTTCACGTGaccctactactactactattgctaccaccaccaacaacacctcaCCTACTAGGCGCGCGCATCCAAATCTACATGAAGACAAGAATTTGTATCCTTTTTGAGTTTCAAAGTAACAACATTCTCCTCTCCGGCCAAggctgctggttgatggtagtggtggcacCCCTACTACCGCGTAGCAAACAGTTACATCaattataaaaaaagggaatattTATGACAAATCATTGTATGAACCAAACAGAATttatatgttttgttttttgtttttctcgtattcgtgtctatgtgtgtggtgTATCAATGGGTGCTTCGTTCAACTTCGAACTGCAACCCCTCGTTTTAATGCTGCGTGTGGATGTGTATCCTTTCtaattcgttcgttggtttctGCTACCACCCCTCTCCTTGACGACGACCTACACACGCTTTTGCAATCGCGCTTAGTGTCGTGAACTTCGTTTCTtgttctactactactaacctagttcccccctttttatttttttattattttgttgcATTAGAGCGTGtaggttgttttgttttactctcgtttataattataattattCATATGaattataattaattaataatcaATAAGAGCTGTCATTGTGTGTCAGCCGCGATCTGCTTTTACTCGGCCGCTACCTCTGGCGCTGCCGGTTGTTCCTGTTGGAGCTGAGCTGCCTTCTCTGGAATTTTCTCCtgaaaagaaaaggcaaatTTGGAACAAATGAGATTTTTCCGTCAAGGTCAAGGCACAAAGGTCAGGTCGTAACTTACCTCCTTTTTGTGTTCGGCTTGCCCATTGAGGCTTTCCGTAGCGGAAGTTTCATGTACTCCATTCTGACCGTTCTCAACTGTGCCGTTCTCGGTTGTACCATTTTCGGTCGTACCATTGCTAGTACCATTCTCAACGGTTCCATTTTGCTACATGGTCGTAAGCACGGGTTTTTGAACGGTTGTGTTGCAAGAGATCGTGACCAGGTCGGCGCCGAAGGTGCAGGAATGCGCGGCATAAAGGATGACGACAACGCGCCATTTGTGCAACCGAGGAAGACGAAGGAAGCGAGGATCAATTGGAAAGAAAGGGTGAGATAGAAGAAGGCGACAAAGAAGGAGTgtgggaaaggaagagagataagaaagagaaaaaatgtgtaaatatAAACAATTATATACAGCAGCTTCTTGCTAGCAATGGTTTCGGAAAGAACTCGAGAAATGTTTTAGCAGGTCGGTACATATGaagtgtttctgttttgaagTCAAGCACACAAaataccaaaaaccaaaaacgctTGCAGATTAGTAATCTCACAAACGACCTGCGCGTCGCCATCGCTATCGTAATGGATCGTTTTCATGGTCATTCAACAAACGGGAATATGTCTAGAGTTTTCCAAGCATATGCTGAAGTAATCGCGACACAAGAAATCGGTGTCCGCAATAGATGATGCAGCTCCCTAGACAGTATGTAAAGTCAATGCCAAAAGCACGCCACACGATGTTTCACAAGTACGGCCACAACGAATTGGGTAAGGACATGGATTCAGAGGGTTGATGATTGAGTTTTGATGTCGAACAGCTTACAGGCTCAAGTCGAGAAGAGTACAGGGAACCCGTTCTGGGTTAGTAAGATACTTAGTTACAGCAGTTTCTGTTCATGAAGCTCATGAATCTACATACTTTACACATCACAAACAATGCGCAACCGAACGAAGCTTCGCGACCAAATCATTGAGAAGTTTTTGAGAAGTTTATAGAAAAGAAACTAGCAACTATAGAAAGTGTAACAAAGTATACAATCGACAAGATTAtctcgaagaaaaaaacagaaccacaATTCCAACAAGAAAGGAAGTTTTAAATACAAATGAAGCCAACACAATCATTCAATTCTCTTACGAATTCAATGTTGTCGACGGTTTTGATGCCCTCTCATATCGATGGAACAGTAGTagtgtttgaataaaaattgtAATGTTATTAATACAACGAAACGCATctaaatgaatataaataaaatatataaataaataaattaaaaaaaaacaaacaattttctACCATCACCATATGTTTTTGCATTAGGATAAATTAGCAGTgaagtttttgtttaaaaacacaacaaagGATTAAAAAACGACCACCAAACGCGGCAACACACTATAAAAACGACTAAACTAAATCGCTCAATTACGCACGCACCGTAGAGAAATACTACTAGAGAGAAGAGATAAGAAAGAAAGCCCACCGCTTCTAAAGGGACAAGAGAAGGAAGCAGGAAACACACACGGATAGCGAGAAGATGGCGCCGGCGAAAAAtagaaccgaaacgaaatTGAATATCAACTGCACTTGGATGGTGGTCGCGATTCGTTTCTCCTTTTCTGCGCTAGCGTCACCCTCGCACAAGCCACCGTGTGTGTGCTCGCGTTTCTGTGCGTGAGCCTGTGCAcatgtgggtggtggtggtggtgatgagggaTGGTTAGGTGGTGCGCATTATGATGTTTAGTTATTGTGTATGAATAAACAATTGGGAGACAATTACGCGAGAGAAGAGTTTGGAGAAAGGATAAAGGGTGGGCAGGCGGATGGATTGatgcggtggtcggtggttgggtggtttggtgagcgagcgagcgagcgagcgggcagGTCAGGCAGAGAACACaacagagaaaaacaaacaaacagagagacaaacagaagaataaacaatcaaaacaaacaaaagagaaacaacaacaacaacaacaacagcaacaacaattggTTCACGTTTGCTTCTCGTTCCGTGGCATGGGAGTAGGATGGTAAGATGGTCTGTTGCTGTAGTTGTAAAGGTAGTGTTGTGGGTTCGCTaacagagagaagaagagtgaGTGTGAAAGACTATTCACCTTTTGCGCGACAGTTTCCTCAACTTCCGCCGGAAGCACGGCGGGGGCGGCCCCCACGTCCGACACCACCGACGCCGCCACCGGTTTCTCCTctaccatctgctgctgctccttctccttctcctcctgctgctgctgc is a window of Anopheles aquasalis chromosome 2, idAnoAquaMG_Q_19, whole genome shotgun sequence DNA encoding:
- the LOC126570452 gene encoding uncharacterized protein LOC126570452, producing the protein MLDIIIKTANKDDFTEAVFLLVDFIVEVPRSQHTRERLANLLRHPAASEELKTLLKHFENLVRNYCVGELDDDRFRSHFTNLAPDQQDRVLEIVNLRKPEIAQKLIDEVNRREGGVPLVEWFDWNVSWVMGSSSLASFRKQLCTVTLACRDADARSRTLSFEMDKTQVEETIRKLELIV